Part of the Sulfolobales archaeon genome, ATTCTATCAAATCTCCCAGGTCTTAGAAGAGCTGGATCTAATACATCGATTCTATTAGTTGTAGCGATAATCTTAACCCTATCAAGAGGATTAAACCCGTCTATCTCTGCTAACAACTGAGTTAAAGTTCTATGAATCTCTCTCTCCCCACTCGTTCCAATATCAAGTCTTTTAGCTGCTATAGCATCTATCTCATCTATTAGAACTATTGATGGAGCTTTCCTCCTAGCTAGAGAGAATATTTCTCTCACAATTCTAGCACCTTCACCAATATATTTCTGTGCGAGTTCTGAAGCTACTAGTCTTATAAAAGTAGCATTAGTCTCACCAGCAACAGCTCTGGCTAGAAGTGTTTTTCCCACTCCTGGTGGTCCGTATAGTAGGATACCTTTAGGAGGTTCTATACCAAGTCTTCTGAAGATCTCTGGATCTCTGAGAGGTAGTTCTACAACTTCTCTTAATTCTCGGATCTGCTCTTCTAAACCTCCTATATCACTATACCTTGTGGAAGGTCTTTCCTCTATCTCCATAGCTCTCACCATAGGATCCTCTCTGAATCCTAGAACTTCAACAATTTCAGAACCTCTATTATTAAGAAGAACCGAGACCATAGGCTTGAGCATGTTTCTATCGATTCTCTTACTAATCTCTACAACGAGTGTAGGTCCTGTAGAACTTCTCACAAGAGCTCTACCATCTGGAAGCATTTCAAGAAAAATAGCTTCTACTAATGGTGGTTGCAGAAGTTTCTCAAGCTCGCTTCTACAATGCTCCAACTCTTCTCTAAGTCTGAGATACTCTCTCTTGATATTTTTCAGCTCACTCTCTAGATAAGATATGTAAGACCCCAGATCTCTGTCTATGATCTCTTCAATACCTTCATCATTCTCGCCGGACACCTATAATCCCAATCATAGAAC contains:
- a CDS encoding proteasome-activating nucleotidase codes for the protein MEEIIDRDLGSYISYLESELKNIKREYLRLREELEHCRSELEKLLQPPLVEAIFLEMLPDGRALVRSSTGPTLVVEISKRIDRNMLKPMVSVLLNNRGSEIVEVLGFREDPMVRAMEIEERPSTRYSDIGGLEEQIRELREVVELPLRDPEIFRRLGIEPPKGILLYGPPGVGKTLLARAVAGETNATFIRLVASELAQKYIGEGARIVREIFSLARRKAPSIVLIDEIDAIAAKRLDIGTSGEREIHRTLTQLLAEIDGFNPLDRVKIIATTNRIDVLDPALLRPGRFDRILYIPLPDKRGRIEIFKVHMRKLNIRGDVDLEKLADLTEGASGADIKAICTEAGYMAIRAGRDYIVYDDFLKAVEKVMKRPSRIAETDQFMRSSQKEIGIQHV